One genomic window of Gracilinema caldarium DSM 7334 includes the following:
- the bcp gene encoding thioredoxin-dependent thiol peroxidase gives MLQIGDTIPFFELPDQQGKLVKSSGFAGKPLVIYFYPRDDTPGCTKEACSFRDAFKEFYNRGVTLIGISADTPQSHGKFASKYNLPFILLSDTEKSVIKAFGAWGEKKMYGKSYEGIIRSTFVINSQGKIVKVFPKVKPEDHAKEVLAVLATIS, from the coding sequence ATGTTACAGATCGGAGATACAATACCTTTTTTTGAATTGCCGGATCAGCAGGGAAAGCTTGTAAAATCCTCAGGTTTTGCAGGAAAACCCCTCGTCATTTATTTTTACCCCAGGGATGATACCCCCGGCTGCACCAAAGAAGCCTGTTCTTTTCGGGATGCCTTTAAAGAGTTTTATAACCGGGGTGTTACCCTTATCGGGATCAGCGCTGACACTCCCCAATCCCACGGGAAATTTGCATCAAAATATAATCTTCCCTTTATCCTGCTTTCCGATACGGAAAAATCGGTCATAAAAGCCTTTGGAGCCTGGGGAGAGAAAAAAATGTATGGCAAAAGTTACGAGGGCATTATTCGGAGTACCTTTGTCATAAATTCGCAGGGAAAGATTGTAAAGGTGTTTCCAAAGGTGAAACCAGAGGATCATGCCAAAGAGGTCTTGGCAGTTTTAGCAACGATTTCATAA
- a CDS encoding glutamine--tRNA ligase/YqeY domain fusion protein has product MDTINEKAELNDFISEAIADDLKTGRYDHVHTRFPPEPNGWLHIGHAKAITVDFTMAQKFGGQCNLRFDDTNPEKEDMSYVEAIKRDIKWLGFDWEDREYYASDYYEYLYELAVKLIKKGKAYVDDLSEEEIRVYRGTAVADKNNITYTPPGKDSPYRNRSVEENLDLFARMRSGEFPDGSKTLRAKIDMAHPNLVMRDPVMYRIRRMPHYRVGDAWCIYPMYDFQHPLSDAKEGITHSLCSLEYEIHRPLYEWFIRECEVFPSRQIEFARLNITRTVLSKRWLLQLVQEKRVAGWDDPRMPTLAGLRRRGYTPEAIRDFMSRIGIAKTDSMVDIALLEHCLREDLNKRANRVMAVLKPLKLIIENWPEGKVEELDAINNPEDPSAGSRKVHFTRELWIEQDDFQEVPPPKYFRLFPGNSVRLRYGYIVTCTGFDKDPRTGEITAVRCTYDPETRGGNAQDNRKVKGTIHWVSVQHAIPIEVRLYDYLFAVERPMEVPPGGSFLDNLNPNSLEVIETAYGEPCLAKTKAEDKFQFERIGYFVRDPDTAGTKPVFNKTVGLRDTWAKIEKKASG; this is encoded by the coding sequence ATGGACACCATCAATGAAAAGGCAGAATTAAACGATTTTATCAGCGAAGCCATAGCGGATGACTTAAAAACAGGCCGCTATGACCATGTACACACCCGTTTTCCCCCTGAACCGAACGGCTGGCTGCACATCGGTCATGCTAAAGCCATTACGGTGGATTTTACCATGGCACAAAAATTTGGCGGCCAGTGCAACCTTCGCTTTGATGATACTAATCCTGAAAAGGAAGACATGTCCTATGTAGAGGCGATTAAACGGGATATCAAGTGGCTTGGATTTGACTGGGAAGACCGGGAATACTATGCCTCGGATTATTATGAATACCTCTATGAACTGGCGGTGAAGCTTATTAAAAAAGGCAAAGCCTATGTGGATGACCTCTCGGAAGAGGAGATTCGGGTCTACCGCGGAACCGCAGTAGCTGACAAAAACAATATCACCTATACCCCTCCAGGAAAGGACAGTCCCTACCGTAACCGTTCGGTAGAGGAAAACTTGGACCTCTTTGCCCGGATGCGTTCTGGCGAATTCCCCGACGGTTCCAAAACTCTGCGGGCAAAAATCGATATGGCCCACCCGAACCTGGTCATGCGGGACCCGGTCATGTATCGGATCCGCCGTATGCCCCACTATCGGGTCGGTGATGCCTGGTGTATCTATCCTATGTACGATTTCCAGCATCCTCTGTCGGATGCCAAAGAAGGTATTACCCATTCACTTTGTTCCCTCGAATATGAGATTCATCGTCCGCTCTATGAATGGTTTATTCGGGAATGTGAAGTATTCCCGAGCCGCCAGATTGAGTTTGCCCGGCTTAACATTACCCGGACCGTGCTTTCCAAGCGGTGGCTCTTGCAATTGGTACAAGAAAAACGGGTCGCTGGCTGGGATGATCCCCGGATGCCAACTCTGGCAGGGCTCCGACGCCGGGGCTACACCCCTGAAGCAATCCGGGATTTTATGTCCCGTATCGGTATTGCCAAGACCGACAGTATGGTTGATATAGCCCTTTTGGAACACTGTCTGCGGGAAGACCTGAATAAGCGGGCGAACCGGGTTATGGCAGTGCTTAAGCCCCTCAAACTGATCATTGAAAACTGGCCCGAGGGTAAGGTAGAAGAACTCGATGCAATCAATAATCCCGAGGATCCCAGTGCAGGGAGCCGCAAGGTCCATTTTACCCGGGAACTCTGGATTGAACAGGATGACTTCCAGGAAGTGCCGCCGCCAAAGTATTTCCGCCTCTTCCCGGGTAATTCAGTCCGCCTGCGCTACGGCTATATTGTCACCTGTACCGGTTTCGATAAGGACCCTCGTACCGGAGAGATTACTGCTGTTCGGTGTACCTATGACCCGGAGACCCGGGGCGGGAATGCCCAGGACAACCGGAAGGTAAAAGGGACGATCCATTGGGTGTCAGTACAGCATGCCATTCCTATTGAGGTCCGGCTCTACGATTACCTCTTTGCAGTAGAACGGCCTATGGAAGTTCCTCCGGGAGGTTCTTTCCTGGATAACCTGAACCCCAACTCCCTCGAGGTTATCGAGACAGCCTACGGAGAACCCTGTCTTGCCAAGACAAAGGCAGAGGATAAGTTCCAGTTTGAACGAATTGGATATTTCGTCCGGGATCCGGACACGGCAGGAACAAAACCGGTCTTTAATAAAACCGTAGGACTCCGAGACACCTGGGCAAAAATAGAAAAGAAAGCAAGCGGTTAG